A DNA window from Coffea arabica cultivar ET-39 chromosome 6c, Coffea Arabica ET-39 HiFi, whole genome shotgun sequence contains the following coding sequences:
- the LOC113691759 gene encoding formin-like protein 18 isoform X1 — protein MALLRKLFYRKPPDGLLEISERVYVFDCCFTTDVWDEENYKGYVGGVISQLRDQFPDASILVFNFRDAEWQSRIANALSEYDMTIMDYPRQYEGCPLLPMEVIHHFLRSSESWLSLGQQNLLVMHCERGGWPVLAFMLAALLIYRKQYSGEQKTLDMVYKQAPRELLHLLAPLNPIPSQLRYLQYVSRRNLVSQWPPLDRALALDCVIIRMIPNFDGEGGFRPIFRIYGQDPSLVADRTPKILFSTPKRSKAVRHYKQAECELVKIDINCCIQGDVVLECISLYDDMQREKMIFRAMFNTAFIRSNILMLNRDEIDILWDAKDLFPKDFRAEVLFSEMDAATSVVPGNMSCFEEKDGLPVEAFAKVNEIFSSVDWLIPKAEAALSVIHQVAASNVVQEKLAADALHTMGSGTSPKEMAAEKLQEKENSAALEEIVKISTYLMSKEQSGSSTGSLLDVDVNKHTVGSQSVQSGIVTAKLPHPVAPSESCMITAEKSSLTYSHADVMPTASPLLPAYQQKHTSETTPAEVSSQNEPCISPQEIGEKKIVPIFSATEPEPHTITPSTKPVPSPQPLKDAIIDSPSPPPLPPHPTTPPLMDKITRPPPPPPLPIVSSISAEVASSRAPPPPPPPPTTSLNENATSSTGTCQVASLSHQVSTDSSFVTSPRRTGPPPPPPTPLLPLPFTASTIAEKATNSRASSPPPPPPSPPINATLIVHATSATKAAPLLPPLPQLSTASFPETLPRRTGPPSPPSAPDTAASLTESGVGRTGPPPPPPPPATPSSSRDGMPQVPSPPTPPPPPPAPPLKEISTPIGGPPPPPPPPAMPSSSRDGMPQVPSPPTPPPPPPVPPLKEISTPIGGPPPPPPPPLVSGPSAGHTNLSVRPPPPPPPTMAASAKDSSSLIPSAPPPPLPSNGNLKGGFGPTHSVSTATGSSGSLSPSPPPPSAPLPGKGRNLLSRTIPSKSNQTKKLKPLHWLKLTRAVQGSLWAESQKSGDTAKAPAIDISELESLFSAAVPSSDQGGRKANSRASLGQKPEKVQLIDHRRAYNCEIMLSKIKIPLPDLLSSVLALEDSALDDDQVENLIKFCPTKEEMELLKGYKGEKDKLGKCEQVSLILVIHFKLFSFYQDGINLPFCLASSTELKMVLFLRSFQFFLELMQVPRIESKLRVFSFKIQFHSQVSELQKNLNIVNSAADQIRSSVKLKRIMQTILSLGNALNQGTARGSAVGFRLDSLLKLTDTRARNNKMTLMHYLCKVLADKLPELLDFSKDLSSLEPASKVQLKILAEEMQAISKGLEKVIQELSMSENDGAVSENFCKALKEFLSFAEGEVRSLASLYSGVGRNVDALILYFGEDPSRCPFEQVISTILNFMRMFNRAHEENCKQLEFERKKAEKEAAAEKLQLDGRGKGAEHMIHSPIKS, from the exons ATGGCACTGTTGCGGAAATTGTTTTATCGGAAGCCGCCCGATGGACTCCTGGAGATCTCCGAGCGTGTTTACG TATTTGATTGCTGTTTTACAACTGATGTTTGGGATGAAGAAAACTACAAAGGCTATGTAGGAGGCGTCATTAGTCAACTCCGGGATCAGTTTCCTGATGCCTCAATCTTGGTTTTCAATTTTCGTGACGCTGAGTGGCAGAGCCGGATTGCAAATGCTTTGTCTGAATATGATATGACCATAATGGATTATCCTCGTCAGTATGAGGGTTGCCCATTACTCCCCATGGAGGTGATCCATCATTTTTTGAGATCTAGTGAAAGCTGGCTTTCACTTGGGCAGCAAAATCTGCTTGTAATGCACTGTGAACGTGGTGGTTGGCCAGTTTTAGCTTTCATGTTGGCAGCGTTGTTGATATATAGGAAACAATACAGTGGGGAGCAGAAAACACTGGACATGGTTTATAAGCAGGCTCCACGGGAACTGCTTCACTTGCTTGCACCGTTGAATCCAATTCCTTCTCAGTTAAGGTACTTGCAGTATGTTTCAAGGAGGAATCTAGTATCACAGTGGCCGCCACTGGATAGGGCACTTGCTTTGGATTGTGTCATTATCAGAATGATACCTAATTTTGATGGAGAGGGTGGTTTTCGACCAATATTTCGTATTTACGGTCAGGACCCCTCTCTTGTTGCTGATCGTACTCCAAAGATTTTATTCTCAACTCCAAAGAGGAGTAAAGCTGTTAGGCATTACAAACAG GCAGAATGTGAGTTGGTTAAGATTGATATAAACTGCTGTATCCAAGGTGATGTTGTCCTGGAGTGTATTAGCTTGTACGATGACATGCAACGTGAAAAGATGATTTTCCGAGCTATGTTTAACACTGCCTTTATCAGATCAAATATTTTAATGCTTAATCGCGATGAAATTGACATATTGTGGGATGCCAAGGATCTGTTTCCAAAAGATTTCAGGGCAGAG GTCCTTTTCTCGGAGATGGATGCAGCAACTTCCGTAGTTCCAGGGAATATGTCCTGTTTTGAAGAGAAAGACGGCCTTCCAGTGGAGGCATTTGCAAAAGTTAATGAGATCTTTAGCAGTGTGGATTGGCTGATTCCAAAGGCAGAGGCTGCACTCAGTGTGATTCACCAAGTGGCTGCATCAAATGTTGTCCAAGAAAAGTTGGCTGCTGATGCTCTCCATACTATGGGAAGCGGCACATCCCCAAAAGAAATGGCAGCTGAAAAGCTTCAGGAGAAAGAAAACTCTGCAGCTTTAGAGGAAATTGTTAAGATTTCCACGTACTTGATGTCCAAGGAGCAGTCTGGCTCCTCTACCGGTTCTCTCTTGGATGTAGATGTGAATAAACACACAGTAGGATCGCAATCTGTACAGAGTGGTATAGTGACTGCAAAATTGCCACATCCGGTTGCTCCGTCTGAATCTTGTATGATCACTGCTGAAAAGTCTAGTCTTACATATTCACATGCAGACGTTATGCCTACAGCTTCACCTCTCTTGCCAGCTTATCAGCAAAAACATACTTCAGAAACCACACCTGCAGAAGTATCATCCCAAAATGAACCTTGCATATCTCCACAGGAAATTGGTGAGAAAAAAATAGTCCCAATTTTCTCTGCAACTGAGCCTGAACCTCATACAATTACTCCTTCAACTAAACCTGTTCCTTCACCTCAACCTCTAAAGGATGCAATTATTGATTCTCCATCCCCTCCTCCATTGCCCCCACACCCTACCACACCTCCTTTGATGGATAAAATAACCAGACCTCCTCCACCTCCACCACTTCCCATTGTTTCATCTATATCAGCAGAAGTAGCTAGTAGTAGGGCTCCCCCACCACCACCCCCACCGCCAACTACTTctttgaatgaaaatgcaactAGCAGTACTGGAACATGCCAAGTAGCTTCTCTATCCCATCAGGTTTCAACTGATTCTTCTTTTGTTACTTCACCCAGAAGAACTGGACCACCACCTCCCCCACCAACCCCTCTACTCCCACTGCCTTTTACTGCATCAACCATAGCAGAAAAAGCAACTAATAGCAGGGCTTCttcaccaccacctcctccaccATCACCACCTATAAATGCTACATTGATTGTACATGCAACTAGTGCTACCAAAGCAGCGCCACTACTTCCTCCACTGCCTCAGCTTTCGACTGCTTCTTTTCCAGAGACTTTGCCTAGAAGAACTGGGCCACCCTCACCACCTTCTGCACCTGATACTGCTGCTTCTTTAACAGAAAGTGGGGTTGGTAGAACTGGGCCAcctccccctcctcctcctccagcaACACCCTCATCTTCTAGAGATGGAATGCCTCAAGTTCCATCCCCTCCAActccacctcctcctcctccagccCCTCCCTTGAAGGAGATTTCAACTCCTATAGGTGGcccacctccaccaccacctcctccagCAATGCCCTCATCTTCTAGAGATGGAATGCCTCAAGTTCCATCCCCTCCAActccacctcctcctcctccagtCCCTCCCTTGAAGGAGATTTCAACTCCTATAGGTGGcccacctccaccaccacctcctcctttAGTCTCTGGGCCTTCTGCAGGACATACAAATTTATCAGTGAGGCCCCCACCACCCCCTCCTCCGACGATGGCTGCCTCAGCCAAGGATAGCTCCTCTTTGATTCCATCAGCGCCTCCTCCTCCGCTCCCTTCTAATGGGAATCTTAAAGGAGGTTTTGGGCCAACTCATTCTGTTTCAACGGCTACTGGTAGCAGTGGTAGTTTGTCAccatctcctcctcctccttctgcTCCTCTGCCTGGTAAAGGAAGAAACTTATTATCACGTACCATACCATCAAAAAGCAATCAGACCAAAAAATTGAAGCCTCTGCATTGGCTGAAATTAACAAGAGCTGTGCAAGGTAGCTTGTGGGCTGAGTCACAGAAATCTGGTGACACTGCCAA GGCTCCAGCGATTGATATTTCCGAACTTGAATCACTCTTCTCAGCTGCAGTTCCAAGCTCAGACCAAGGGGGCAGGAAAGCAAATTCGCGGGCATCACTGGGGCAAAAACCAGAGAAAGTGCAACTG ATTGATCATAGGCGTGCATATAATTGTGAGATCATGCTGTCAAAGATAAAGATACCATTGCCCGACTTATTG AGTTCAGTGCTTGCCTTGGAAGATTCAGCACTGGATGACGATCAGGTTGAAAACCTGATAAAATTTTGCCCAACAAAAGAGGAAATGGAACTGCTAAAG ggttataAAGGAGAGAAAGATAAGTTAGGAAAATGTGAACaggtttctttaattttggttatccactttaaattattttctttctatCAAGACGGAATAAATTTGCCGTTCTGTTTGGCCAGCTCAACTGAGTTAAAAATGGTATTATTTTTGCGTTCTTTTCAGTTCTTCTTGGAGTTGATGCAAGTACCACGAATAGAATCTAAGCTCAGAGTTTTCTCTTTTAAGATTCAGTTCCACTCCCAG GTTTCTGAGCTACAGAAGAATCTAAATATTGTAAATTCAGCAGCTGATCAG ATCAGGAGTTCAGTCAAATTGAAGAGAATCATGCAAACAATTCTTTCATTGGGAAATGCATTGAACCAGGGAACTGCAAGGG GCTCTGCAGTCGGGTTCAGATTAGACAGCCTTCTTAAACTTACCGATACACGCGCTCGAAATAACAAGATGACACTAATGCATTACCTTTGCAAG GTGCTTGCTGATAAACTGCCAGAACTTCTGGATTTTTCCAAAGATCTATCTAGCTTGGAACCTGCTTCAAAG gtccaattgaaaattttggcagAGGAGATGCAAGCTATTAGCAAAGGACTTGAAAAGGTCATACAGGAGTTGTCCATGTCTGAAAATGATGGGGCTGTGTCTGAAAATTTTTGCAAG GCCTTGAAAGAGTTCCTCTCTTTTGCTGAAGGAGAAGTGAGATCCTTGGCTTCACTCTATTCTGGGGTG GGCAGAAATGTTGATGCGTTGATTCTGTACTTTGGAGAAGATCCATCTCGTTGCCCATTTGAACAAG TTATTTCAACCATTCTCAACTTTATGAGAATGTTCAATCGAGCCCATGAGGAAAATTGCAAGCAGCTTGAGTTTGAGCGAAAGAAAGCAGAAAAGGAAGCTGCAGCTGAAAAACTTCAGTTAGATGGTCGAGGAAAAGGAGCTGAGCACATGATACATTCTCCAATTAAGAGTTAG
- the LOC113691759 gene encoding formin-like protein 18 isoform X2, protein MALLRKLFYRKPPDGLLEISERVYVFDCCFTTDVWDEENYKGYVGGVISQLRDQFPDASILVFNFRDAEWQSRIANALSEYDMTIMDYPRQYEGCPLLPMEVIHHFLRSSESWLSLGQQNLLVMHCERGGWPVLAFMLAALLIYRKQYSGEQKTLDMVYKQAPRELLHLLAPLNPIPSQLRYLQYVSRRNLVSQWPPLDRALALDCVIIRMIPNFDGEGGFRPIFRIYGQDPSLVADRTPKILFSTPKRSKAVRHYKQAECELVKIDINCCIQGDVVLECISLYDDMQREKMIFRAMFNTAFIRSNILMLNRDEIDILWDAKDLFPKDFRAEVLFSEMDAATSVVPGNMSCFEEKDGLPVEAFAKVNEIFSSVDWLIPKAEAALSVIHQVAASNVVQEKLAADALHTMGSGTSPKEMAAEKLQEKENSAALEEIVKISTYLMSKEQSGSSTGSLLDVDVNKHTVGSQSVQSGIVTAKLPHPVAPSESCMITAEKSSLTYSHADVMPTASPLLPAYQQKHTSETTPAEVSSQNEPCISPQEIGEKKIVPIFSATEPEPHTITPSTKPVPSPQPLKDAIIDSPSPPPLPPHPTTPPLMDKITRPPPPPPLPIVSSISAEVASSRAPPPPPPPPTTSLNENATSSTGTCQVASLSHQVSTDSSFVTSPRRTGPPPPPPTPLLPLPFTASTIAEKATNSRASSPPPPPPSPPINATLIVHATSATKAAPLLPPLPQLSTASFPETLPRRTGPPSPPSAPDTAASLTESGVGRTGPPPPPPPPATPSSSRDGMPQVPSPPTPPPPPPAPPLKEISTPIGGPPPPPPPPAMPSSSRDGMPQVPSPPTPPPPPPVPPLKEISTPIGGPPPPPPPPLVSGPSAGHTNLSVRPPPPPPPTMAASAKDSSSLIPSAPPPPLPSNGNLKGGFGPTHSVSTATGSSGSLSPSPPPPSAPLPGKGRNLLSRTIPSKSNQTKKLKPLHWLKLTRAVQGSLWAESQKSGDTAKAPAIDISELESLFSAAVPSSDQGGRKANSRASLGQKPEKVQLIDHRRAYNCEIMLSKIKIPLPDLLSSVLALEDSALDDDQVENLIKFCPTKEEMELLKGYKGEKDKLGKCEQFFLELMQVPRIESKLRVFSFKIQFHSQVSELQKNLNIVNSAADQIRSSVKLKRIMQTILSLGNALNQGTARGSAVGFRLDSLLKLTDTRARNNKMTLMHYLCKVLADKLPELLDFSKDLSSLEPASKVQLKILAEEMQAISKGLEKVIQELSMSENDGAVSENFCKALKEFLSFAEGEVRSLASLYSGVGRNVDALILYFGEDPSRCPFEQVISTILNFMRMFNRAHEENCKQLEFERKKAEKEAAAEKLQLDGRGKGAEHMIHSPIKS, encoded by the exons ATGGCACTGTTGCGGAAATTGTTTTATCGGAAGCCGCCCGATGGACTCCTGGAGATCTCCGAGCGTGTTTACG TATTTGATTGCTGTTTTACAACTGATGTTTGGGATGAAGAAAACTACAAAGGCTATGTAGGAGGCGTCATTAGTCAACTCCGGGATCAGTTTCCTGATGCCTCAATCTTGGTTTTCAATTTTCGTGACGCTGAGTGGCAGAGCCGGATTGCAAATGCTTTGTCTGAATATGATATGACCATAATGGATTATCCTCGTCAGTATGAGGGTTGCCCATTACTCCCCATGGAGGTGATCCATCATTTTTTGAGATCTAGTGAAAGCTGGCTTTCACTTGGGCAGCAAAATCTGCTTGTAATGCACTGTGAACGTGGTGGTTGGCCAGTTTTAGCTTTCATGTTGGCAGCGTTGTTGATATATAGGAAACAATACAGTGGGGAGCAGAAAACACTGGACATGGTTTATAAGCAGGCTCCACGGGAACTGCTTCACTTGCTTGCACCGTTGAATCCAATTCCTTCTCAGTTAAGGTACTTGCAGTATGTTTCAAGGAGGAATCTAGTATCACAGTGGCCGCCACTGGATAGGGCACTTGCTTTGGATTGTGTCATTATCAGAATGATACCTAATTTTGATGGAGAGGGTGGTTTTCGACCAATATTTCGTATTTACGGTCAGGACCCCTCTCTTGTTGCTGATCGTACTCCAAAGATTTTATTCTCAACTCCAAAGAGGAGTAAAGCTGTTAGGCATTACAAACAG GCAGAATGTGAGTTGGTTAAGATTGATATAAACTGCTGTATCCAAGGTGATGTTGTCCTGGAGTGTATTAGCTTGTACGATGACATGCAACGTGAAAAGATGATTTTCCGAGCTATGTTTAACACTGCCTTTATCAGATCAAATATTTTAATGCTTAATCGCGATGAAATTGACATATTGTGGGATGCCAAGGATCTGTTTCCAAAAGATTTCAGGGCAGAG GTCCTTTTCTCGGAGATGGATGCAGCAACTTCCGTAGTTCCAGGGAATATGTCCTGTTTTGAAGAGAAAGACGGCCTTCCAGTGGAGGCATTTGCAAAAGTTAATGAGATCTTTAGCAGTGTGGATTGGCTGATTCCAAAGGCAGAGGCTGCACTCAGTGTGATTCACCAAGTGGCTGCATCAAATGTTGTCCAAGAAAAGTTGGCTGCTGATGCTCTCCATACTATGGGAAGCGGCACATCCCCAAAAGAAATGGCAGCTGAAAAGCTTCAGGAGAAAGAAAACTCTGCAGCTTTAGAGGAAATTGTTAAGATTTCCACGTACTTGATGTCCAAGGAGCAGTCTGGCTCCTCTACCGGTTCTCTCTTGGATGTAGATGTGAATAAACACACAGTAGGATCGCAATCTGTACAGAGTGGTATAGTGACTGCAAAATTGCCACATCCGGTTGCTCCGTCTGAATCTTGTATGATCACTGCTGAAAAGTCTAGTCTTACATATTCACATGCAGACGTTATGCCTACAGCTTCACCTCTCTTGCCAGCTTATCAGCAAAAACATACTTCAGAAACCACACCTGCAGAAGTATCATCCCAAAATGAACCTTGCATATCTCCACAGGAAATTGGTGAGAAAAAAATAGTCCCAATTTTCTCTGCAACTGAGCCTGAACCTCATACAATTACTCCTTCAACTAAACCTGTTCCTTCACCTCAACCTCTAAAGGATGCAATTATTGATTCTCCATCCCCTCCTCCATTGCCCCCACACCCTACCACACCTCCTTTGATGGATAAAATAACCAGACCTCCTCCACCTCCACCACTTCCCATTGTTTCATCTATATCAGCAGAAGTAGCTAGTAGTAGGGCTCCCCCACCACCACCCCCACCGCCAACTACTTctttgaatgaaaatgcaactAGCAGTACTGGAACATGCCAAGTAGCTTCTCTATCCCATCAGGTTTCAACTGATTCTTCTTTTGTTACTTCACCCAGAAGAACTGGACCACCACCTCCCCCACCAACCCCTCTACTCCCACTGCCTTTTACTGCATCAACCATAGCAGAAAAAGCAACTAATAGCAGGGCTTCttcaccaccacctcctccaccATCACCACCTATAAATGCTACATTGATTGTACATGCAACTAGTGCTACCAAAGCAGCGCCACTACTTCCTCCACTGCCTCAGCTTTCGACTGCTTCTTTTCCAGAGACTTTGCCTAGAAGAACTGGGCCACCCTCACCACCTTCTGCACCTGATACTGCTGCTTCTTTAACAGAAAGTGGGGTTGGTAGAACTGGGCCAcctccccctcctcctcctccagcaACACCCTCATCTTCTAGAGATGGAATGCCTCAAGTTCCATCCCCTCCAActccacctcctcctcctccagccCCTCCCTTGAAGGAGATTTCAACTCCTATAGGTGGcccacctccaccaccacctcctccagCAATGCCCTCATCTTCTAGAGATGGAATGCCTCAAGTTCCATCCCCTCCAActccacctcctcctcctccagtCCCTCCCTTGAAGGAGATTTCAACTCCTATAGGTGGcccacctccaccaccacctcctcctttAGTCTCTGGGCCTTCTGCAGGACATACAAATTTATCAGTGAGGCCCCCACCACCCCCTCCTCCGACGATGGCTGCCTCAGCCAAGGATAGCTCCTCTTTGATTCCATCAGCGCCTCCTCCTCCGCTCCCTTCTAATGGGAATCTTAAAGGAGGTTTTGGGCCAACTCATTCTGTTTCAACGGCTACTGGTAGCAGTGGTAGTTTGTCAccatctcctcctcctccttctgcTCCTCTGCCTGGTAAAGGAAGAAACTTATTATCACGTACCATACCATCAAAAAGCAATCAGACCAAAAAATTGAAGCCTCTGCATTGGCTGAAATTAACAAGAGCTGTGCAAGGTAGCTTGTGGGCTGAGTCACAGAAATCTGGTGACACTGCCAA GGCTCCAGCGATTGATATTTCCGAACTTGAATCACTCTTCTCAGCTGCAGTTCCAAGCTCAGACCAAGGGGGCAGGAAAGCAAATTCGCGGGCATCACTGGGGCAAAAACCAGAGAAAGTGCAACTG ATTGATCATAGGCGTGCATATAATTGTGAGATCATGCTGTCAAAGATAAAGATACCATTGCCCGACTTATTG AGTTCAGTGCTTGCCTTGGAAGATTCAGCACTGGATGACGATCAGGTTGAAAACCTGATAAAATTTTGCCCAACAAAAGAGGAAATGGAACTGCTAAAG ggttataAAGGAGAGAAAGATAAGTTAGGAAAATGTGAACag TTCTTCTTGGAGTTGATGCAAGTACCACGAATAGAATCTAAGCTCAGAGTTTTCTCTTTTAAGATTCAGTTCCACTCCCAG GTTTCTGAGCTACAGAAGAATCTAAATATTGTAAATTCAGCAGCTGATCAG ATCAGGAGTTCAGTCAAATTGAAGAGAATCATGCAAACAATTCTTTCATTGGGAAATGCATTGAACCAGGGAACTGCAAGGG GCTCTGCAGTCGGGTTCAGATTAGACAGCCTTCTTAAACTTACCGATACACGCGCTCGAAATAACAAGATGACACTAATGCATTACCTTTGCAAG GTGCTTGCTGATAAACTGCCAGAACTTCTGGATTTTTCCAAAGATCTATCTAGCTTGGAACCTGCTTCAAAG gtccaattgaaaattttggcagAGGAGATGCAAGCTATTAGCAAAGGACTTGAAAAGGTCATACAGGAGTTGTCCATGTCTGAAAATGATGGGGCTGTGTCTGAAAATTTTTGCAAG GCCTTGAAAGAGTTCCTCTCTTTTGCTGAAGGAGAAGTGAGATCCTTGGCTTCACTCTATTCTGGGGTG GGCAGAAATGTTGATGCGTTGATTCTGTACTTTGGAGAAGATCCATCTCGTTGCCCATTTGAACAAG TTATTTCAACCATTCTCAACTTTATGAGAATGTTCAATCGAGCCCATGAGGAAAATTGCAAGCAGCTTGAGTTTGAGCGAAAGAAAGCAGAAAAGGAAGCTGCAGCTGAAAAACTTCAGTTAGATGGTCGAGGAAAAGGAGCTGAGCACATGATACATTCTCCAATTAAGAGTTAG